In one Triplophysa rosa linkage group LG13, Trosa_1v2, whole genome shotgun sequence genomic region, the following are encoded:
- the LOC130563771 gene encoding LOW QUALITY PROTEIN: uncharacterized protein LOC130563771 (The sequence of the model RefSeq protein was modified relative to this genomic sequence to represent the inferred CDS: substituted 1 base at 1 genomic stop codon): protein MEETYLLNHPGVKKKILHGGQGQLPHFPKGTKLVFHFQTLLDDFERTVIDDSRKNKHPTEIFVGKMFKMEVWEVLLTSMRIGEVAEFWCDATHTGLYPIVSKGMRLIAQGKDPLESQKHMCGMGNMFHYHSTGFPELDELMRTPQPLIFIMELIQVGDPFSYQRESWMMEKDEKLKVVPKLHYLGNALVKQGRFREAAEKYQEAVVLLRTVQSREMPGDEDYINLGRLIIPLVLNYCQCMLELEEYXEVIEHTTELLDKHKDCVKAYYKRAKAYAAVWSEKEARKDFQTVANIDITLSRLVHRELNLLSERMKDKNWEDKERYWNILKYKQENEPEEEEKDDAVMHVKEESPGEHYETLEEVTEAEEEMKRSAVKENKHDIESEESDRRIAALTKGKDWQQMLRLIMLLQDEGNFNVKEHRYKEASAKFKEALEYIDHLQTKVEHKGEDWESLEKVRLPLCLNLSQCKLELREYCEVVELNTKLLKKHKDNLKAVYQRARAHSALCNEDEARRDFNKVQHLDPKFKPIVKQEIKMMCDNLRAKCISEKKNYWTSTQEKWEKKLQANSKKKKKAKREGEGKMSSGEVSAEASPQNNGEGLQTSHGFGRSEESSRVEEGNKDEGQEKKNSQNKEESSLTPSEEKGKTDNKAVDKDRDSVQNNAEGDTEDRQRSEIDSRGKEAQLTNYISKRMDETANEDEGSTAKPDKSESTGASEEERLMEQTNMSGDGVTEKRKTSTELKMEKVCVGVSTETSSAKPEKSTQSVKRKQKKKKSMLKEMTP from the exons ATGGAAGAGACGTATCTGCTTAACCATCCCGGAGTGAAGAAGAAGATTCTGCACGGGGGTCAAGGACAGCTGCCGCATTTTCCGAAGGGAACTAAG CTGGTGTTCCACTTCCAGACTCTGTTGGACGACTTTGAAAGAACAGTCATTGACGACAGTCGCAAAAACAAGCATCCCACTGAAATTTTCGTGGGGAAGATGTTCAAGATGGAGGTGTGGGAGGTGCTGTTAACCTCCATGAGGATCGGAGAAGTGGCAGAGTTCTGGTGTGACGCTACT CACACAGGCCTTTATCCCATCGTCTCCAAAGGGATGCGATTGATCGCTCAGGGCAAGGACCCTTTGGAGAGCCAGAAACACATGTGTGGCATGGGCAACATGTTTCACTACCACTCAACAGGCTTCCCAGAGCTGGATGAGCTAATGAGAACGCCACAGCCTTTAATCTTCATCATGGAGTTAATCCAG GTGGGCGACCCGTTTTCTTACCAGCGTGAGTCATGGATGATGGAGAAGGACGAGAAGTTGAAAGTCGTGCCCAAGCTTCATTACCTGGGCAACGCTCTGGTCAAGCAGGGCCGGTTTCGCGAAGCCGCGGAGAAGTACCAGGAAGCTGTGGTTCTGCTCCGTACGGTGCAATCCAGG GAGATGCCAGGAGATGAGGACTACATTAATCTGGGCAGGCTCATCATTCCTCTGGTGCTGAACTACTGCCAGTGTATGTTAGAGTTAGAGGAATATTAAGAGGTCATAGAACACACCACAGAGCTCCTGGACAAACACAAAG ATTGCGTAAAAGCTTACTACAAGCGAGCAAAGGCCTATGCAGCCGTGTGGAGCGAGAAGGAGGCCAGAAAAGACTTCCAGACGGTGGCCAACATTGATATTACACTGTCCAGACTGGTGCACAGAGAGCTGAATCTTCTCTCTGAGAGAATGAAGGACAAAAACTGGGAGGATAAAGAAAGATACTGGAACATTCTGAAATATAAACAAGAAAATGAACCAGAGGAGGAAGAGAAGGACGACGCCGTAATGCATGTAAAAGAGGAGAGCCCAGGAGAACATTATGAAACTCTTGAAGAGGTCACTGAAGCAGAGGAGGAAATGAAGAGATCAGCAGTGAAGGAAAACAAGCATGACATCGAAAGTGAAGAGTCCGATCGCAGGATAGCAGCTCTGACCAAGGGCAAGGACTGGCAGCAGATGTTACGGCTAATTATGCTGCTCCAAGATGAAGGCAATTTCAATGTAAAAGAGCATCGCTACAAAGAGGCGAGTGCCAAGTTCAAGGAGGCTCTGGAGTATATAGACCATCTCCAAACTAAG GTGGAACATAAAGGAGAAGACTGGGAATCTCTGGAGAAAGTTCGTCTGCCACTCTGTCTGAACCTCAGTCAATGTAAACTGGAGCTCAGGGAATACTGTGAAGTGGTGGAACTTAACACTAAACTGCTGAAGAAACATAAAG ACAATCTGAAGGCGGTATACCAGCGGGCCCGGGCTCACTCGGCATTATGCAACGAGGATGAAGCTCGCCGAGATTTCAATAAGGTTCAGCATCTGGATCCCAAGTTCAAGCCCATCGTTAAGCAGGAGATAAAGATGATGTGCGATAACCTCAGAGCGAAGTGCATCAGCGAGAAAAAAAACTACTGGACCAGCACCCAGGAGAAGTGGGAGAAGAAGTTGCAGGCCAACagcaaaaagaagaaaaaagcgAAACGGGAGGGTGAGGGTAAGATGTCATCAGGAGAGGTCAGCGCTGAAGCTTCACCTCAAAACAATGGTGAAGGACTACAGACATCACACGGCTTTGGCCGGTCAGAGGAGAGCTCAAGGGTTGAGGAAGGTAATAAAGATGAAGGACAGGAGAAGAAAAACAGCCAGAACAAAGAGGAGAGCTCTCTGACCCCGAGCGAAGAGAAAGGGAAAACAGATAATAAAGCTGTAGATAAAGATAGGGACTCGGTCCAAAACAATGCAGAGGGAGATACAGAGGACAGACAAAGATCAGAAATAGATAGCAGGGGTAAAGAAGCTCAACTGACCAATTACATCTCAAAGAGAATGGACGAGACCGCCAATGAAGATGAAGGATCTACTGCAAAGCCGGACAAAAGTGAAAGCACCGGAGCATCAGAGGAAGAAAGACTGATGGAGCAGACAAACATGAGTGGAGATGGTGtaacagagaaaagaaagacaTCTACTGAATTGAAGATGGAGAAGGTTTGTGTTGGGGTATCGACAGAGACATCATCCGCAAAGCCTGAAAAATCCACCCAAAGTGTCAAacgcaaacaaaaaaagaaaaagtcaaTGTTGAAAGAAATGACACCATGA